The genomic stretch AGGTTTCCCTCCGCCACCGCCACCACTCGCACCCCGCAGGCCCTCGCCTGCACCGCCGCTCTCGCGCTCCAGTCGTTCCCCAGGCCCAGCACCCAGACCTCGTCCAGTGCTCGCAGCCAGCGCGCGAACGCCTCGCCTCGCTGGTAGCCCGCGAACGTCACCGCCTCCTCCAACCCCATCGCTCGCACCTGCTGCCGCACCGGCTCCAGCAACTCTCCATCCCCCACCAGCACCAGCCTCGCCCCCGCGTGCGCCTGCCGCAGCTTCGCGAAGGCCTCCACTCCCACTCCGTGCCGCCGTGACGCCTGGAAGGTCGACACCATCCCCACCAGCGGCGCCCCCGTCAGCCCCAGCTCCCTCCGCAATGCCTCGCGATCCTCCGCCGGCCTGAACATCCCATCCACCAGCGGAGGGAGGACCCTCACCCGATGGCCCAGCAGCCGTGTCACCAGTGACGACGCCGGCACCGTGTACGCGTCCGCGTACGGCAGCGACGCCCTCAGCGACCTCGGCGCGTGCACCGAACGGATCAGCACCGCTCTTCTCGGTCTCGCCCACCTCGCCACCAGGTGGTCGTGCGTGAAGTGCGTGTGCACCACGTCCACGTCACGGGCCCTCAGCCCTCGCATGTCCTTCCAGATCCCCCACGGCGGGGACTTCACCGAGAGCTCCAGACCGCCCTCATCCAACAGGCCCAGCGTCTCGAGGCGCGGTACCGCCGGCTCCTCCGCCGCTACCTCCGTCCTCCGGCGATCCACCGCCACCGTTACCTCGTGCCCCTCCTCGCGCTGCGCCAACGCCAGCAACGCCACGTTCTCCGCGGGACCACTCCAGAAGGGACTCGCGAGCAGGTGGAGGATTCTCATGGCTCTCAGGTCTCCATCACGGTCACGCCTACCCTCACCCCGTCCCTCTCCCGGAGGGAGAGGGGAGGATTCGTGCCATCTGATCCACGTTGCGCTGGCTCGCTCCGGAGATCTGTCTCACCGTCGCCCTCGCCAACTCCCCCAGCGCCGTCACCGTCTCCGGCTTCGCCAACAGCTCCGTCATCACCCGGTACAGATGGTCCGCGTCCTTCACCTGGATCCCTCCCCTCCCCACCAGCACCTGCACGCTGTCCCGGAAGTTCTCCATGTGCGGCCCGAACAGCACCGGCTTCCCCTGCCCCGCTGGTTCCAGGATGTTCTGGCCCCCTCTCTTCGTGAACGACCCTCCCACGAACACCAGCGTCGCCAGCCTGTACGCCCTCGACAGCTCTCCAATCGTGTCCAGCACCACCACCCGCCCTCCCTCCTCGTTCCCCTTCGACCGCAGCCCCGCCCCCAACCCCGCCTCCTTCGCCAATGCCACGATCCTCCCCGCCCTCTCGATGTACCTCGGCGCGATCACCAACCGCAGCTCCGGGTGCGCCCCCAGCAGCCTCCGGTACACCCCCAGCAGGTGCTCCTCCTCCCCCTCGTGCGTGCTGCCCGCGATCCACACCCGCTCCCCTTCCTTCAGCCCCAGCGCGCTCCGCAGCGTCTCGTCCTCCCTCCCCACGTCCGCCGCCGCCAGCGCGTCGAACTTCGTGTTCCCCGTCATGAACACCCGCTCCCGCGGCGCCCCCAGCCCCAACACCCGCTCCGCCTCGTCCTCTCCCCTCATCAGGAACAGATCCATGTCCCTCAGGGGATTGCCGATGAGCGAGAACAACAGCCGGTACTTCCCCTGATGCGCCGGGGAGAAGCGCCCGTTCGTCAGCGCCACGCGCACCCCCGCCCTCCTCGCCGCCCGGATGAGGTTGGGCCAGATCTCCGTGTACTCGAGCACCAACAGGTCCGGCTGGATGGCCCGCACCGCCCTCCTCGTGGCTCCCCACAGGTCGTAGGGCGCGTACACCACCCCGTCCACCTGCTTCGCCAGCCGCTCGCGCCCCATCATGTAGCCCGAGTTCGTCATCGTGGAGAGCACGATGCGGCACCCCGGGAAGCGCTCCCTCAGCGGTCCGAACATCGGCGAGAGCGCCAGCAGATCCCCCGCGCTCGCCCCGTGCATCCAGATCGTCGGCCCCGGCCCTCGCGGCGGCAGCTCCCCCTCCGCGTAGAAGCCCAGCCGCTGCCGCAGCCCGTGCCGCGTCTTGCGGTGCAGTGACAACACCGGAAAGAGCACGGCGAAGAGCAGATAGCTGGCGAGGATATAGAGGAGGCGCATGGGGACCCGGGCCGCGGACCCTCTACCAGATGCACCCCCGTCCCGCAGCACGCTCCACCGCTTCCACCCACACCACCCCACTCACGGCCAGAGCAAGATTTTCTCACCTTTTGTGAAAACGGTAAAAACGCAATTTATCAGCAATCCTTGAAATGACTGTCCTTTTTTGGCACACTGCTTCGCGTCCCTGAGGCAACAGGGACACAGGAGGCAGCACAGTGGAGAATCGGATCCGCGGAGTCATTGGAATCGCGGCCCTGTCGATGATGATGGGTGCCTGCAACGAGAACACCGCCCCTGCGGGCGACAAGCCGGCGGGAGTGCGGACGCTGGCCTCGGCCCTGGGCAACAGCAGCACCGTCGTGGATGCGGAGAAGGACGGCACCGCCCGGTTCATCACCGGCGAGCTGGGCACCCTGCCCGCGTCCCTGTCCGCCGAGGCCGCCCTCACCGCGGACCTGGCCCCCGCGCTGGCGAGCATCGCTCCCCAGTTCAAGCTCGAGACGAACAACCTCATCCTCAAGCGCGCCTACGCCGACCGGCAGGGTGACCTGCACTACCGCTATGGCGTGCTCCACAACGGGCGGGCCATCATCGGCGGCGAGCTGCGCCTGCACGCGCGCAACGGGAAGATCTTCGCGGCCAACACCAACGTCCGCGGCGACCTGGCCGGCCCCGAGAAGGCGTCCGTGGCCCCCGAGGCCGCCATCAGCGCGGCGGCCGAGGACCGCGCCGCTCCCCAGGGTGCCCGCGTCGAGGGTGAGCCGTCGCTCTCCTACTTCCGCGCTGGCGACAAGCTGGTCCTCGTCTACGAGGTCCGCCAGAAGGGTGAGCAGGCCGACGGCACCCCCGTGGATGACTCGGTGCTCGTGAACGCCGTCGACGGCTCCATCGTCGAGCGCATCTCGCACGTGCACACCGCCCTGAACCGCAAGCTGTACGACGGCAAGACGCTGTCCACCCTGCCGGGTACCCTGGCGCGCTCCGAGGGCGAGGCGCCGGTCGCCGACGCCGTGGTCAACACCAACTACGACCACCTCGGCACCGTCTACAACTGCTACAGCAGCCTGTTCGCCCGTGACTCCATCAACAACGCGGGCGCCACCCTCATCAGCACGGTGCACCACCGCGTCAAGTACGTGAACGCCTTCTGGGACGGCACCCAGATGGTGTACGGCGACGGCGACAACGTCACCGCCACCAACCTGGCCAACTCGCTGGACGTGACCGCCCACGAGCTGACCCACGCGGTGACGGACAACGAGTCGGACCTCATCTACTCGGGTGAGTCCGGCGGCCTCAACGAGTCCATGTCCGACATCTTCGGCGCCGTGTGCGAGTGGTACGGCGACGGCAAGGTCGTCAGCGACCGCACCTGGCTCATCGGCGACGACGTGTGGACCCCGGCCACCCCGGGTGACGCGCTGCGCTACATGGCCAACCCCACGCAGGACGGCGACTCGCTCGACTACTACCCGGACTACGCCTCGGGCGTGGACGTGCACTACAGCTCGGGCATCTCCAACCTGGCCTTCTACCTGCTGAGCCAGGGCGGCACGCACCCGAAGGGCAAGACCACCCAGGCCGTCGCGGGCATCGGCATCGAGAAGGCCGCGCAGATCTTCTACAAGGCCAACGCCGACATCATGACGCCGAGCACCACGTTCGAGCAGGCGAAGATCGCCACCGAGCAGGCCGCTCAGCAGCTCGGCTACGACGCGGCCACCATCGCCTCCGTCTCCAACGCCTGGAAGGCCGTGGGCGTGGGCGTGCCCGTTCCTCCGCCGGTCAACACCCCGATCGAGAAGAACGTCCCGGTGACCGACGTGTCCGGTACCAAGGGCTCCAAGCAGTACTACAGCTTCACGGTGCCCGAGGGCGCCACGGACCTGACGGTCAGCATCAGCGGCGGCACGGGTGACGCGGACCTGTACCTGCGCTTCAACAACGCGCCGACCACCACCCAGTACGACTGCCGTCCCTACAAGTCCGGCAACGCGGAGTCCTGCGTCGTCGCCGCTCCGTCCCAGGGCACCTGGTACGTGATGCTCAACGCCTTCAGCGCCTACACGGGCGTGACCCTGTCGGTGACCTGGAAGGGCGGCTACATCCCCATCGAGGAAGGCGTGAAGCTCTCCGGCCTCTCCGGCGTCGCGGGCTCCGACCAGGTCTACAAGCTGCCGGTGGTGACCTCGACGAGGGCCAACACCCGCACCGACCTCTACGTGATCATCTACGGCGGCAAGGGCAACGCGGACCTCTACGTGCAGAACGGCTCGGCCCCCAAGGCGTACGAGTACGAGTGCCGCGGCGTGAGCGAGCACAACCTGGAGATCTGCCGCATCAAGGGCGTGCGCGACGGCAACTACTACATCCAGATCTTCGGCGCGAAGGGCGGCTACGAGGGTCTCAACCTGGTGGGCAAGACCACGACGGTGCGCGTGCGCCCCGGCCACCACGACCGGGATGACTTCGGCGGCATCGGTGATCTCGCCGGCCTGGGCATCAACATCAACGACTGATCGCAGCTGACACGGAGCCGGGGGCGAAGCGTGGCTCCCGGACCCGGATTCACCCTCGGGTGACAAGGGACACCGCGCCGATGCTGGGCGGCGCGGGGGTCCCAACCTGAAGGGGCTGTACCAAGAACGGCTGCTCCCGAGTTGTTCCGGGGGCGGCCGTTCGACTTTGCGGGCCATGGGCCACGGCACGGTGGGGAGGACGGGGACTACACCCTCACCCTTTCCCTCTCCCAGAGGGAGAGGGGTGGATGCGCGGGTAGCCCCCCTGGTTCAGGGGGCTTCGCTTCTTGGGAGCACTCGCACCGGGCTCGGGACGATCCAGGGTCGCCACGTCGTGCCGAAGAAGCTCCCCGGTGCCCGCCCCCAGACCTCCACCTGCACCGCTCCTTCCTCCACCAGTTCCACCGACCGGCCATCCGGTCTCAGCCTCCCCGCCCCCCAGACCTCGAGCCGCACCTGCTCTCCCGCCTCCGGGGGGAGTTGCACGGTGAGCACCTGGCCCACCCGAGCCTCCCGTCGCTCCGCGTCCAGGCCCTCCAACGCGAAGCCCTCGGGTTCGCCCAGCGCCCGGAAGGCGCACACCGCCCTTCCACTCGCGAGCCCCTTCACCACCACCTCGGCCGCGGCGCGCGGCTCCTTCGGTAACACCGGGGGAATGCCTCCCTCCGAGGGCGGCAGGTACACCGCCAGCGCCCGGAAGACGTCCTCGTAGCGCGGCAGCCCGTGCGCGTCGTGCGAGCACAGCGCCACACGCGGCTTCTCCCGCTCGAGTTCCAACAGCCGCGCCGTGGACTCGGGTTGCGGCTCGACGAGCAGCATCACCCCGTGCACCGGCTGGCCGAAGGACGCCCCCACCGCCGGCAGCAACCGGCTGAACGGGTGGCGCAGCGCGTCCCGGAAGAACGTGTCCGCGGAGTAGAGCTCGAAGCCATCCGCCCGCCTCGCGGCCTCCTCGTGCCGCCAGGGGTTGCGCTTCTGCACCGGGTGCGCGAGCACGCTCACCCCGCCCGCCTTCTCCACCGCCGCCTCCGCCTCCCCTCCGTCCATCCACGGCCGCACGCCCTCCAGCGGCTGCCTCATGCCGAACGCCACCAGGTGGCCGTGATCCGTCGAAATCTCCACGCCCGGCACCAGCAACACCCCGTCCATGAAGACGGGCTCGCGCGGTGCGAAGTCGTTGTGGTCCGTCAGCACCACGAAGCGCAGGCCCGCCGCCTTCGCCGCCGCCGCCACCTCCTCCACCGTGCCCCTCCCGTCCGAGCGCGTCGTGTGCACGTGGAAGGCCCCTCGCACCCACTCGGGTGCGCCCTCCTGGCGCGGCACCACCGGGTACTCGGCGAAGGAGGCCGCCAGCGTGAAGAACCCCGCCACCCCCAGCAACAGCAGCACCAGCCCCAGCAGCGCCCGGAGCAGCTTCCCCACCACCGCCGACGCCTTCACGCCGCGCCCCGCTCCGGCGCCGTCTGCAGCGCCCACAGCCGGGCGTAACGGCCTCCCGCCTTCAGCAACTCCTCGTGACTGCCCCGCTCCACCACCCGTCCCGCCTCCACCACGCACAGCAGGTCCGCGTCCACCACCGTCGACAGCCGGTGCGCGATGACCAGCGCCGTCCTCCCCGGCAGCACCGCCGCCAGCGCCGCCTGCACCTCGCGCTCGCTCTCCGGATCCAGGCTGCTCGTCGCCTCGTCCAGCACCAGCACCGGCGCCCTCGACAGCACCGCCCGCGCGATGCACAGCCGCTGCCTCTGCCCTCCGCTCAGCTTCACGCCCCGCTCCCCCACCCGGGTGTCATAGCCCTCGGGCAGCGCCCGGATGAAGCCGTCCGCGTTCGCCACCCGCGCCGCCTCCTCCACCTCCTCGCGCGTGGCTTCCGGCCGCGCATAGCGCAGGTTGTCCAGCACGCTGCCCGAGAAGAGCAGCGGCTCCTGCGTCACCAGCGCGAACTTCGCCCTCACGCTCGCCGCCGTGTAGCGGTCCACGTCCACCCCGTCGAAGAGGAGCCGTCCCTCCTGGGGGCGCTCGAAGCGCAGCAGCAGCTGGGTGAGCGTGCTCTTGCCTCCACCGCTCGGCCCCACCAGCGCCACCACCTTCCCCACCGGCAGCTCCAGCGTCAGCCCGTCCAGCGCGCGTCGATCTCCATAGGAGAAGCGCACGCCCTCCACCTGGATGCCCTTCTCCAACGCCGGCGCGGCCGTGGCCCCCGGCGCGTCCTCCACCGGGTGCTTCAGATCCAACAGCGAGAAGAGCCGCTCCCCCGCCGCGCCCGCCTGCATCGCGAACTGCGTCACCCGGCCCAGGTCCTTCACCGGCTGGTACACGAGAATCACCGCGGTGAGGAACGACAGCAGGGACTCGGGCTCCATCGCGTGGGTGGCCGCCGCGTAGGCCAGCGCTCCCGCGAGCGCAGCCGCCGCCAGCACCTCCATCACCCCGGGCACCCCACCCCGCGCCCACGCGGCCTTCACCAGGGCCCGCTCGTGTGCCGTCGCGTGCGCCGAGAAGCGCGCCAGCTCCGCCGCCTGCCCGTTGAAGGCCTGGATGGTCCGCATGCCGCCCAGCCCCTCCTGCAGCTGCCCCGCGAGATGACCGAGCTGCACCTGCCCCTCGCGCGTGCCCTTCAGCGCCTTGCGCGTCAGCCTCGAGGCCGGCAGTGCCGCCAGCGGCAGCACGCACAGCATCAACGCGCCGAGCATCGGACTGAGGGACAGCGCCACGCCCGCCAGCACCACCACCTGGAACGAGTCCCGCAGGTACGAGCCCACCGTGTACATGGCGGCCACCTCCACCGCCTGCACGTCCGCGGAGAAGCGGCTGAGCAGATCTCCCATCCGCTCGCGCGACAGCTGCGCCGGAGACAGCGAGGTGAGGCGGACGAAGAGCGCCCTCCTCACGTCCGCCGCCACCTTCTGGGCGAAGTAGCCCATGAAATAGAACTGGCCGAGGTACCCCACGCCCTTCACCACGCCCACCGTCACCACCACCACCGGGAAGCCCCAGAGCGCGGCCTCGCGCGGGAGGCTCGACAGCCAGGGCACCGGCTGCGCGCCCCCGAAACCCTCCGAGCCACCCGACAGCAGGAAGCGCAGCGCCGGCCCCATCAGGTACGCGTACGCCCCCGTGGCCAGGCCCACCACCGCCATGCACGCGAAGGCCGCCACCAGCACGCCCACGTGCGGCCGGGCGAACCCCAGCAACCTCCACAACGACTTGTGCATCACCGACCTACTTTGCGCAGCGCGGCCTTCGCGAGCTTCGCGTTGGGGTTGAGCTCGAGCACCTTCAGCAGCTTCTTGCGTGCCCCGGATTCGTCACCCATCTCGCTGTCGATGATGGCCGAGATGATGATCGCCCGCTCCAGGTACGCGTTGAGCGAGAGCGCCTTGCGCAGCACCTTCTGCGCCGCCTTGGCCCGGTCCTCGCGCGGCCCCGTGCCCGCCAGGAACGTGGCCCACGCCAGGTACGAGTAGTACTCGGGCTCCTGCGGGTTGAGCGTCACCGCCTCCTCGAAGTGGATCAGCGCCGAGCGGTACTGCTTGCGCTTCAGCGCCGCCTCGCCCCGCCGCAGGATGATCTCCGCGTCCACGTTCACCGTGGTGGAGCGCCCCACGTCCATGCGCGACATGAGGTACTGCAGGTACGCCTTGCGCTTCTCCTCCACCGACAACACCCGGTAGGCCGCCGACAGCTTCTCCTGCACCGAGTCCAGCAGGTCCTTCGTCTCCGAGGTGTCGAACTCGGCGTAGCTGTCCGGGTGGAAGCGCGTGGCGAGCTCGTGGTAGGCGCGCTCCACGGCCTCGGAGTCCGCGGCGATGTCCAGCCCCAGGCAGCGGAAGTAGCTGCCGGTGATGATCTTCACCGCGCCCTCGCGCAGGGACGCCTCCGTCTCCGGCGGCAGCGGCTTGCGCTTGCGCGGAGCGATGGACTCCGGCACGGCCACCACCTCGCCCGGTCCGGTCGCCACCGGCACCGGGGAGAAGCTCATGCAGCCCGTCAGCTTGAGGAACCACAGCAGCGAGTACCCGCGCCGCAGATCCCCTCGCCCGTGCGCCAGCAGGTCTCGCAGCGCGATGCGCCCGTTCACCTGCATGGCGATCTTCAGGTCCTCCGTGTTCATCCCCAGCGCGCCCAGATCCCTGCCGAACTCGGGCGTGCGCACCGGGAACTCCGCCTGGTGCGAGCGCAAGGGGGCCGCCATCACCTTCAGCGGCAGGGCCCGCCGCGCTCCATCGAGGATCGGCGCCAGCGCCGGCGTCTCCACCGTGGCCACCTCGGCCTGGAACTCCTCGCCCGGGTAGAAGGCGTAACGGCCCTCGCGCATGCCGATGACCTGGGCCAGCCGGTCGCTCGTGTAGTCGCGCAGCAGCTGCAACAGCTCCTCGCCCGCCGCCTCCACCCCGGCCTCGGCCAGCGCCGCGCCGATGCGCAGACCCGAGCCCAACGCCTGCACCACCCGCTCCGCCTGCGTCTCCGTCACCACCTGGCGCTGCAACAGGTAGTTGGGCAGCGCGTCCTGCCTCGCGCTGGAGTCGTAGTTCACCGCGCCGCCCCGGGCGAAGAAGACCCGCCGCGTGAGATCGCGGTACGCCACCACCAGCACGCCATCGCGGCGCAGCCGGTACAGCGACACCAGCAGCGCCGGCAGCGGGAAGCCCTTGAGATCTCCACTCACCACCGCCGGGCGCGCCAGCACGGCCCGCACGCCCTTGAGCGGAACCTCGTTGCGCGTGGAGGTGCTCGCCAGCGACTGCAGCTTGCCCACCAGCTCGCCCGGCTTGAGCGGGTCCGCCACGTAGGCGTTCACCTTGAGATCCAACACCGCCGCCACCCCGCGCGCCCGGCCCAGGTGCCCCTTGTCGATGGCCACGATGGGCACGCGCGCCCCCTGGCTGTGGTTGCGGATGAGGTGGCCCACGTGCGCTCCGTCCAGGCGCGGCATGTCCACGGCCACCACCACCATGTCGGGGTTGTCGGCGACGAAGTGCTCCATCGCCGAGCCGGGGTCGCTCACCGCACGCACGGTGAACCCGGCCTGAGACAGCAACCCGGTGAGGTGCTCCAGAGTGGGCGGATGGCTCTCGGCCAGAAGAAGCGTCTTCAAGGGCCGCCGAGTGTACACATTCGGCCCGCGTGCATCAGTCAGGAATCTCGTCCGCCCGCCCTCCAGCACGCCCTCGCGCGGCGGTGCGACTCGCCCGGCTGCCCGGCGGGTGGAGCGCCTTCTCTCCGGGAGTGAAAGAGTTCAGGCAGACCGTCTCCCGAGGGGGTGTGACCTCCTTGAAGCGGCACCAGAGCGCCCCCACCTTGGCGGTGGAGGTGGCCCATGGCCCAGGAAAGATCC from Archangium lipolyticum encodes the following:
- a CDS encoding DUF4388 domain-containing protein, which translates into the protein MKTLLLAESHPPTLEHLTGLLSQAGFTVRAVSDPGSAMEHFVADNPDMVVVAVDMPRLDGAHVGHLIRNHSQGARVPIVAIDKGHLGRARGVAAVLDLKVNAYVADPLKPGELVGKLQSLASTSTRNEVPLKGVRAVLARPAVVSGDLKGFPLPALLVSLYRLRRDGVLVVAYRDLTRRVFFARGGAVNYDSSARQDALPNYLLQRQVVTETQAERVVQALGSGLRIGAALAEAGVEAAGEELLQLLRDYTSDRLAQVIGMREGRYAFYPGEEFQAEVATVETPALAPILDGARRALPLKVMAAPLRSHQAEFPVRTPEFGRDLGALGMNTEDLKIAMQVNGRIALRDLLAHGRGDLRRGYSLLWFLKLTGCMSFSPVPVATGPGEVVAVPESIAPRKRKPLPPETEASLREGAVKIITGSYFRCLGLDIAADSEAVERAYHELATRFHPDSYAEFDTSETKDLLDSVQEKLSAAYRVLSVEEKRKAYLQYLMSRMDVGRSTTVNVDAEIILRRGEAALKRKQYRSALIHFEEAVTLNPQEPEYYSYLAWATFLAGTGPREDRAKAAQKVLRKALSLNAYLERAIIISAIIDSEMGDESGARKKLLKVLELNPNAKLAKAALRKVGR
- a CDS encoding 3-deoxy-D-manno-octulosonic acid transferase is translated as MRLLYILASYLLFAVLFPVLSLHRKTRHGLRQRLGFYAEGELPPRGPGPTIWMHGASAGDLLALSPMFGPLRERFPGCRIVLSTMTNSGYMMGRERLAKQVDGVVYAPYDLWGATRRAVRAIQPDLLVLEYTEIWPNLIRAARRAGVRVALTNGRFSPAHQGKYRLLFSLIGNPLRDMDLFLMRGEDEAERVLGLGAPRERVFMTGNTKFDALAAADVGREDETLRSALGLKEGERVWIAGSTHEGEEEHLLGVYRRLLGAHPELRLVIAPRYIERAGRIVALAKEAGLGAGLRSKGNEEGGRVVVLDTIGELSRAYRLATLVFVGGSFTKRGGQNILEPAGQGKPVLFGPHMENFRDSVQVLVGRGGIQVKDADHLYRVMTELLAKPETVTALGELARATVRQISGASQRNVDQMARILPSPSGRGTG
- a CDS encoding M4 family metallopeptidase produces the protein MENRIRGVIGIAALSMMMGACNENTAPAGDKPAGVRTLASALGNSSTVVDAEKDGTARFITGELGTLPASLSAEAALTADLAPALASIAPQFKLETNNLILKRAYADRQGDLHYRYGVLHNGRAIIGGELRLHARNGKIFAANTNVRGDLAGPEKASVAPEAAISAAAEDRAAPQGARVEGEPSLSYFRAGDKLVLVYEVRQKGEQADGTPVDDSVLVNAVDGSIVERISHVHTALNRKLYDGKTLSTLPGTLARSEGEAPVADAVVNTNYDHLGTVYNCYSSLFARDSINNAGATLISTVHHRVKYVNAFWDGTQMVYGDGDNVTATNLANSLDVTAHELTHAVTDNESDLIYSGESGGLNESMSDIFGAVCEWYGDGKVVSDRTWLIGDDVWTPATPGDALRYMANPTQDGDSLDYYPDYASGVDVHYSSGISNLAFYLLSQGGTHPKGKTTQAVAGIGIEKAAQIFYKANADIMTPSTTFEQAKIATEQAAQQLGYDAATIASVSNAWKAVGVGVPVPPPVNTPIEKNVPVTDVSGTKGSKQYYSFTVPEGATDLTVSISGGTGDADLYLRFNNAPTTTQYDCRPYKSGNAESCVVAAPSQGTWYVMLNAFSAYTGVTLSVTWKGGYIPIEEGVKLSGLSGVAGSDQVYKLPVVTSTRANTRTDLYVIIYGGKGNADLYVQNGSAPKAYEYECRGVSEHNLEICRIKGVRDGNYYIQIFGAKGGYEGLNLVGKTTTVRVRPGHHDRDDFGGIGDLAGLGININD
- a CDS encoding glycosyltransferase, which codes for MRILHLLASPFWSGPAENVALLALAQREEGHEVTVAVDRRRTEVAAEEPAVPRLETLGLLDEGGLELSVKSPPWGIWKDMRGLRARDVDVVHTHFTHDHLVARWARPRRAVLIRSVHAPRSLRASLPYADAYTVPASSLVTRLLGHRVRVLPPLVDGMFRPAEDREALRRELGLTGAPLVGMVSTFQASRRHGVGVEAFAKLRQAHAGARLVLVGDGELLEPVRQQVRAMGLEEAVTFAGYQRGEAFARWLRALDEVWVLGLGNDWSARAAVQARACGVRVVAVAEGNLPSLADALVEEPTPEAVLAASESGERALVAHPSNARIAEDMLALYEQARAER
- a CDS encoding PHP domain-containing protein, which produces MKASAVVGKLLRALLGLVLLLLGVAGFFTLAASFAEYPVVPRQEGAPEWVRGAFHVHTTRSDGRGTVEEVAAAAKAAGLRFVVLTDHNDFAPREPVFMDGVLLVPGVEISTDHGHLVAFGMRQPLEGVRPWMDGGEAEAAVEKAGGVSVLAHPVQKRNPWRHEEAARRADGFELYSADTFFRDALRHPFSRLLPAVGASFGQPVHGVMLLVEPQPESTARLLELEREKPRVALCSHDAHGLPRYEDVFRALAVYLPPSEGGIPPVLPKEPRAAAEVVVKGLASGRAVCAFRALGEPEGFALEGLDAERREARVGQVLTVQLPPEAGEQVRLEVWGAGRLRPDGRSVELVEEGAVQVEVWGRAPGSFFGTTWRPWIVPSPVRVLPRSEAP
- a CDS encoding ABC transporter ATP-binding protein; the encoded protein is MHKSLWRLLGFARPHVGVLVAAFACMAVVGLATGAYAYLMGPALRFLLSGGSEGFGGAQPVPWLSSLPREAALWGFPVVVVTVGVVKGVGYLGQFYFMGYFAQKVAADVRRALFVRLTSLSPAQLSRERMGDLLSRFSADVQAVEVAAMYTVGSYLRDSFQVVVLAGVALSLSPMLGALMLCVLPLAALPASRLTRKALKGTREGQVQLGHLAGQLQEGLGGMRTIQAFNGQAAELARFSAHATAHERALVKAAWARGGVPGVMEVLAAAALAGALAYAAATHAMEPESLLSFLTAVILVYQPVKDLGRVTQFAMQAGAAGERLFSLLDLKHPVEDAPGATAAPALEKGIQVEGVRFSYGDRRALDGLTLELPVGKVVALVGPSGGGKSTLTQLLLRFERPQEGRLLFDGVDVDRYTAASVRAKFALVTQEPLLFSGSVLDNLRYARPEATREEVEEAARVANADGFIRALPEGYDTRVGERGVKLSGGQRQRLCIARAVLSRAPVLVLDEATSSLDPESEREVQAALAAVLPGRTALVIAHRLSTVVDADLLCVVEAGRVVERGSHEELLKAGGRYARLWALQTAPERGAA